Proteins from a single region of Gemmatimonadaceae bacterium:
- the rplS gene encoding 50S ribosomal protein L19: MHPFIETQKEWMKSNVPPFRPGDTVRVNVRVKEGDKERLQAFEGVCIARRGGGIGETFTVRKISNGVGVERIFPVHSPMLAEISVVRRGRVRRAKLYYLRNLVGKATRIREKKTRVAVPATGTSEG; encoded by the coding sequence ATGCATCCGTTCATCGAAACCCAGAAGGAGTGGATGAAGTCGAACGTCCCTCCGTTTCGCCCCGGCGACACCGTTCGCGTCAACGTGCGCGTGAAGGAAGGTGACAAGGAGCGTCTGCAGGCGTTCGAGGGCGTGTGCATCGCGCGCCGTGGCGGCGGCATCGGCGAGACGTTCACGGTGCGGAAGATTTCGAATGGTGTCGGGGTCGAGCGCATCTTCCCGGTGCACTCGCCGATGCTGGCGGAGATCAGCGTGGTGCGTCGCGGCCGCGTGCGTCGGGCCAAGCTCTATTACCTGCGCAATCTCGTTGGCAAGGCGACACGCATCCGCGAGAAGAAGACGCGCGTCGCGGTGCCGGCCACCGGGACGTCCGAGGGCTAG
- a CDS encoding ribonuclease HII codes for MDEVGRGPLAGPVVACAVIMPADVRAIRGVDDSKQLAPAVRETLARRIRERAVRIGLGAASPREIDRINIYHATTLAMRRALAALGVAPDHLVVDGRQIRTLGTTHTAVVGGDGKCYSVACASILAKVARDRLMTRLAARYPVYGWDHNAGYATAHHLAAIDAHGVTPHHRASFCTKQLSFDFSG; via the coding sequence ATGGATGAAGTTGGACGGGGCCCCCTCGCGGGCCCCGTCGTCGCGTGTGCCGTCATCATGCCCGCGGATGTGCGGGCGATCCGGGGGGTCGACGACTCCAAGCAGCTCGCGCCGGCCGTGCGCGAGACCCTGGCGCGCCGGATCCGCGAACGCGCCGTGCGCATCGGCCTGGGCGCAGCGTCCCCGCGCGAGATCGATCGCATCAACATCTATCACGCCACCACGCTGGCCATGCGTCGGGCGCTGGCCGCGTTAGGCGTCGCCCCCGACCACCTCGTGGTCGACGGCCGGCAGATCCGGACCCTTGGCACCACGCACACGGCGGTCGTTGGCGGCGACGGGAAGTGCTATTCCGTGGCCTGTGCGTCGATTCTCGCCAAGGTCGCGCGGGATCGCCTCATGACGCGCCTGGCCGCACGGTATCCCGTGTACGGGTGGGACCACAACGCCGGATATGCCACGGCTCATCATCTCGCGGCCATCGACGCGCACGGGGTGACGCCGCACCACCGGGCGAGCTTCTGCACGAAGCAGTTGTCGTTCGATTTCTCCGGTTAG